The DNA sequence ACTGGGCACTCCCGGCGGCCGAACACGGCGTCGACTTCCTCCTGAACGCCCACCGCGCCGACGACGGCGGCTACCACTGGCTCCTCGACGGGACGGAGCCGGTCGACAGCCACCGGTCGGCCTATGGCCACGCCTTCGCCCTGCTCGCGCTCGCGGAGGCGACGAGCGTCGGCATCGACGGTGCCCGCGAGGCACTCGACGAAACCTACGAGGTCGTCGACGAGCACTTCTGGGAAGCGAGTCAGGGACTCTGCCGGAGCGACCTCGACGCCGACTGGGAACCCCAAGAGTCCTACCGCGGCCAGAACGCCAATATGCACGCCTGCGAGGCCCACCTCGCGGCGTACGACGCCACGGGCGACGAGCGGTATCTCGACCGCGCGACGCGCATCGCCCGGCGGCTCACCGTCGACCTCGCGGGCGAAACGGGCGGTCGCATCTGGGAGCACTACACGACCGACTGGACGCACGACTTCGACTACAACCGCGACGACAAACGCCACCAGTTCCGGCCGTGGGGCTACCAGCCGGGCCACCACGCCGAGTGGGCGAAGCTCCTGACCGAACTCTCGCACCATACCGACGCTACGTGGCCGCTCGAACGCGCCGAGGACCTCTTCGCTCATACTGTCGGCGACGGCTGGGACGACGAGCACGGCGGGCTGGTCTACACGCACAACCCCGACGGTGAGACCATCGTCGCCGACAAGTACGGCTGGCCGGTCGCCGAGGCTATCGGCGCGGCCGCCCGCCTCGCCGACGCGACGGGCGAGGAGTGGTACGTCGAGTGGTACGACCGCCTCTGGACCTACGCCGTCGAGAACCTCGTCGCGCCCGGTGGGAACTGGTACGCGAAGCTGACGCCCGACAACGAGCCGGTCGACACCGACGACGGTCCGGCCGTCGAACCGGGCTACCATCCGGTCGGGGCGGTGGAGGCGTCGCTGGCGGTGTTCGACGAATAAAAAAAGCGAGCCGTTCAGCCGGGCTACAGTCGCGGCTCGGACGACTCCATCTCGGCGAGCGAGCGGTTTCTGAGTGCCATGCCCGTCTCGCTGTCGAAGATGTGGATGGCGTCTTCGGAGAAGCGTGCGACGACGGGCTGTCCCGGCTCGACCGAGCGCATCCCGCCGACCGTGGCGACGAACGAGTGTTCTTCCTCCGGCGAGAAGGAGAGATAGACGTTGTTCTCGTTGCCCATCGGCTCGACCACGTCGACGACCGTCTCGAAGTCGTGGCTGTCGGTCGCCTCGCTCACGACCTCGATGTCTTCGGGACGGATGCCGAGCGTGACGTGGCTCGCGTCGCCGACGGCCTCACGGGTCTCGTCGGAGAGCGGGTAGGCGAAGTCGTCGCCGACGATTCTGTCTCCCTGCACCTCCATCTCGAAGAAGTTCATCGACGGCTCGCCGATGAAGCCCGCGACGAAGCGGTTCGCGGGTTTGTGGTAGACCTCAAGCGGCGTGCCGACCTGCTGGAGTTGGCCGCCGTCGAGGATGGCGATACGGTCGCCCATCGTCATCGCCTCCGTCTGGTCGTGGGTGACGTAGACGGTGGTCGTGTCGAGGTCCTCCTGGATGCGCTGGAGTTCCGTCCGCATCTGTGCGCGGAGCTTCGCGTCCAGGTTCGAGAGCGGCTCGTCCATCAGGAACACCTCGGGTTCGCGGACGATGGCGCGGCCGAGTGCGACACGCTGCTGTTGCCCACCCGACAGCTCGCCGGGCTTGCGTTCGAGCAGCTCGTCGATGTCGAGCATCGCTGCGGCCTCGTCGACCTGGCCCCGGATGGCGTCCTTCGAGAGGTCCGTCGACTCTTCGAGACCGAAGCTCATGTTCTGGCGGACGCTCATATGTGGGTAGAGCGCGTAGGACTGGAACACCATCGCGATGTCCCGTTCCTTCGGGCGTTTGCCCGACAGGGAGGTCGTCCCGAGGCGGATGTCGCCTTCGGAGATGCTCTCCAGCCCGGCGATCATCCGGAGCGTCGTCGACTTCCCACAGCCGGAGGGACCGACGAGGACGAGAAACTCCCCGTCTTCGATGTCTACGGAGACGCCGTCGACTGCGACGACGTCGTCGAAGCGTTTCGTGACCGAATCGAGTGTGAGTTCTGCCATTAGGTTTCACCTGCGACGCCTTTCGCGAACTGTTCACCGAACAGGACGTAGATGACGAGCGTCGGGAGCGCCGCGACGAACGCGCCCGCCATCTGGACGTTGTACTGCTGAACCATCGACCCCTTCAGCGTGTTGAGGGCGATGGTGACCGGTGCGTTGGCCGGGTCGCTCACGAGTACCAGCGCGAACAACAGGTCGTTCCAGATATTCGTGAACTGGTAGATGAGTGCGACCGCGAACATGGGTTTCGACAGCGGCAGGACGATCTTCCGGTAGATGCGTGCCGGCGTCGCCCCGTCGAGCCGTGCGGCCTCCAGCATCTCCGTGTCCAAGGAGAGGTAGTAGCCCCGGAAGAGCACGGTACAGATGGGGATGCCGTACGCGGTGTGTGTCACCGCGAGTTCGACGAGACCCGCGCGCTCGGCGACGAACGGGATGAACGACAGCAGACTGGCGACGTCGACCATCGCCCAGAAGCGCGTCAGCGGCACCAGAACGGACTGGTACGGGATGAACACGCCGGCGACGAACAGAGAGAGGACACCGACCTGGTACTTCCAGTTCAGGTTGGTCATGCCGTAGGCCGCCATCGAGCCGAACAGTGCCGACAGAACCGTCGCCGGCACCGCGAAGAGGAGGCTGTTGAACAGCCCCGGCGCGAGCCGGTCGAAGGCGTTGCCCCACGGCTCGAAGGTGAAGCCGCCAGCCGGTGGCGGCGCGAACGGCGTCGTACTGAAGAACGCGTCCTGCGTCTTCAGTGCGGTCATCAGGCCCGTTTCGAGCGGGGAGAGGTAGAACGCCACCATCACGAGGAGGACGGCGTAGACGCTCACCCGGCCGAGGTCGAGTTGTTTTGGATCGAAAGACGTACTCATAGTTCACCTCGCTGGTACTGCCGGTAGAGGTAGGGTGCGATGACGCCGAGTGCCATCGCGAAGAGGACGGTCGCGATACCCGAGCCGTACGACCAGTTGGTCGACATGAACGCCTCGCGGAACATCATGACCGAGAGGATGTCCACCGACGGGCCGGGGTTCGGACCGAACATCACGAACAGGAAGTCGAAGGCCTTGAGCGCGAACACCATCAGGACGACGGCGGCGCTCGTGGTCGACGACCGCAGCTGCGGGATGATGACGCGCCAGTACATCCGAACCGTCGACGCGCCGTCGACCTTGGCGGCCTCGTACTGGTCGTCCGGGATGGCCTGTAGACCGGCCAGATAGACGACCATCGCGTAGCCGGAGAACTGCCACATCAACGCGAATATCACGGCTCCTAACTTGAACTGCGGGTCTGAGAGCCACGTCTGTGTGAACGCGCCCAATCCCACGGCCCGAAGCGTCTCGTTGACGAGGCCGATGGTCGGGTTGTACATCCACGACCAGAAGATGGCCGTGACGACGAATGAGAGGCTCATCGGCAGCAGGTAGATGACGCGGAACGTGTTGTCGAAGCGGACGCCCTGGTCGATGAGAATCGCCAGGAGGAGGCCCAACACGAGCGTCACGACCGTGAACGCGACGAGCAGTGCGACCGTGTTACGGGTGGCGACGAAGAAGTTCGACGTCGGGTCGGCGAGTTCGCCCGCCATCCGGACGTACACCGAGAGGTCGAAGTTCGAATACTCGGGCTGGCCGAGTCCCTCCCAGTCGGTCAGGGAGATGACGCCGTTCCACACGACCGCGCCGTAGACGAACAGCACGACGAGGAACGCAGGCGGTCCCCAGAAGGGCAGCGACTGGACGAACTCGCTGTCGAGGACCGAGCCGCTGTCGCTGTCGCTCTCGGCCGCCATCGCCGACTCGGCGACGCCGCCGTCGGTTCGGACCGCGTCACCGTCGTCGGTTCGAACGTCCGCACTGCCGGTCACGCGCTCACTTCCACCGTCGCCGTCGCCGACGCTGGCACGGATGCGACTGCACGCACGAAAGAAAGGTCGGAACATGGGGCCGCGTTAGACGTCGAAGGCGGCGACGAGTTCGTCGTAGGTCCGGTCGACGTCGCCGGACTCGAGGAAGCTCGCGAACGCGCCTTCGATGTTGCTCTTGACCTCGGGTCGCACCGCCGTTCCGTGGGCGATGGTCGCCGGCTGTTCGTTGGAGTTCGAGAAGTCCTCGCTCTGGGTCTGCAGGAACGGACCGAACTCGTCCATCGAGACGTCGGTCCGCGGCGGGATGGAACCCTTCCGCGTGTTGAACCGGACCTGCGCGTCCTTCGTCCCGCAGTAGGTCAGGAACTTCTCGGTCAGGTCGGGCGAGGGGTTGTTCGTCGGGTAGACGAACGAGTCGATGACGAGCGAGTAGACGCCCGACGTGCCGGGGAACGAGGTGTTGCCCCAGTCGGTGTCGTACTCGAAGTCCGAGGCTGCGTTGTACTGGCCAGCAGCCCAGTCACCCTGGTGGATGAACGCGGCCTCGCCGTTGACGACCATCGAGTTCCCTTGGTCCCACGAGATGGAACCGGAGTCCTCGGGGTAGTGCTCGCTGTACTGGTTGAGCCGTTCGAGCGCGGCCTTGACCTCGTCTTCGAGGCTCTCGACGTCGCCGTTCGTGAACGTCTCGAAGGCACCGACGCCCTGCTCGCCGATGAAGATGGTCTCCCAGAGCTGGACCGTCGACCACGGCGACTGGGTCTGGTGGGCCATCGGGACGGCGTTCGTCTCCTGGGCGATGGTGTCGAGTGCGTCCGCCAGCTGGTTCGGGTCGTTGATGCTCTCGGGGTCGACGCCCGCGCTCTCGACGACCGACTTGTTGTAGAAGAGGTTGTTCAGTCGGTGGATGTTGATGGGCACGGAGACGTAGTTCTCCGTTCCGGCTCGCGCCACCGACTTGACGCCGTCGAGGTAGGCGTCCTTCATGTTGTTCTGTCCCCAGACGCTGTCGCTGATGTCGGTCAGCAGGTCGGCGTCGGTGTACGGATACAGTGCCTTACCGGGCCAGATCTGGAAGGTCGACGGCGGATTCTCGTTGAGGACGCGGTTCTTGATGACCGTGTCCAGCGCGCTGCCCGCGCCGCCGGGTGCGGGGTTGTTCTCGACTTCGGCGTCCGGATACTCCTCCTGGAAGCCTTCGAGGAGTGCCTGCAGTGCCTCCTGCTCGCCACCGGCGGTCCACCAGTGGACGATTTCGAAGGTGTTGCTACCGCTGCCGCCGTCGCCACTGCCGCCGTCTGTGTCGCCGTCGCCGCCGTCACCGTCCGTGGCTCCGCCGTCGCCACCGTCGCCACCATCTCCGCCGCCTGTACATCCTGCGAGTCCTGTCATACCGGCCATCCCCGCCACGCCAGTCGCCTTCACGACCGAGCGACGAGAAAGCCTGTCAGTGTCTTCGTCTGTCATTGTTATTCAACCGTGTGTCCCGTTCTCACTAAACTGACAGCCACACTTAAGCATTGCTGAAATTAACACGATTCCGAGTAGCACATTTTGCTCCGGTGTTGAGAGAATAAGTCTTTTAACGCCTTAGACGCCCATTTACGGGCGTATAGGCGTGTTACGTGATGTTTTCTCACACGTTTCTGCCGGGCCGCCTCTCGGCGTCGTTCGGGCGGTCAGCCGGTCGGCCAGTGGTGCCACTACGCGCCGGTACCGATGGCTTTTACGCGGCTTGTTCCGTGGTGTCGCGCATGAGCGAGGACTTCAGAACCGAACGTGATAGCCTCGGAGAGATGCAGGTACCCTCGGACGCCTACTGGGGTGCCCAGACCCAACGCGCGGTCGAGAACTTCCCCATCTCCGGTATCACCTTCGGCCGACGCTTCGTCCGCGCGCTCGGCGTCGTCAAGAAGGCGGCTGCGCAGGCGAACCGCGACCTCGGACTCGTCGACGACGACAAGGCCGAGGCCATCATCGAGGCCGCCGACGAGGTCATCGCCGGCGAGCACGACGACCAGTTCCCGGTCGACGTCTTCCAGACCGGCTCCGGAACGTCCTCGAACATGAACGCCAACGAGGTCATCGCCAACCGCGCCGCCGAGATCATGGGCGCGGAGATCGGCGACCGCGTCGTCCACCCGAACGACCACGTCAACTACGGCCAGTCGTCGAACGACGTCATCCCGACGGCGATGCACGTCTCGGCACTCGAAGCCGTCGAGAAGGACCTCTTCCCCGCGCTCGACACGCTCCGCGAGGCACTCGAAGCCAAAGAGGAGGAGTTCGACGACGTCGTCAAGACTGGCCGGACACACTTGCAGGACGCCACGCCCGTCACGCTGGGCCAGGAGTTCGGCGGCTACAAGACGCAGGTCGAGAAGGGGCTGGCCCGCCTCGACTACGTCCGTGACCATCTCGGCGAACTGGCCCTCGGCGGCACCGCCGTCGGCACCGGTCTCAACACCCACCCCGAGTTCCCGGCCAAGGCGGCCGAATACATCTCCGAGGAGACCGGCGTCGCCTTCCGCGAGGCCGACAACCACTTCGAGGCACAGGCCGCCCACGACGCCATGAGCGAGGCCCACGGCGCGCTTCGCACGGTCGCCGGCAGCCTGAACAAGATCGCCAACGACCTTCGACTCCTGGCCTCCGGCCCGCGCAACGGTCTCGGCGAGATCGAACAGCCGGAGAACCAGCCCGGCTCCTCGATCATGCCCGGCAAGATCAACCCCGTCGTCGCCGAGGCAGTCAATCAGGTCCACAAGCAGGTCGTCGGCAACGACGCCGCCATCTCTGCCGGTGCTGCGGAGGGCCAGATCGACCTGAACCTCTACAAGCCGGTGCTCGCGCACAACTTCCTCGAATCGGCACAGTTGCTCTCGAACTCCGCCGACGTGTTCGCCGAGCGGTTCGTCGCGAAGCTCGAAGCCAACGAGGAGCACTGCGCCGACCAGGTCGAGCGCAGCATGGCACTGGCGACGGCACTCAACCCCGCCATCGGCTACGACAAGGCCTCGAAGGTCGCAAAGAAGGCACTCGCCGACAACAAGACGGTGAAGGAGGTCGTCGTCGACGAGGGCTATCTGAGCGAGGAGGAGGCCGAGGACGTGCTCGACCCCGAGAAGATGACGCACCGGGGCATTCTGGGACAGGACGACTGAGCGACACCTGAAGGCACGCGTTTTATCGCGTGCCACTCAGCAGCCGCGGAGGTGAGGACGACTAAGCGACGCCACACTGGCGCGCGTCTCGTCGCGCGCCTCGTGCAGTCGCGGTGGTGAGGACGACTAAGCGACACGCGTCCTTGCGCGTCTCGTCGAGCAAGACGCGCCAGTCGCAATGGTGAGTGTGACCAAGCGACACCCCACCACCGCGCGCGACAGCTAATTTCTCTCTCCGCCGTCCGTCCGAACCGGCGGGATGTGCAGTATGCTAGCACGTCTTGAAACATCGTAATCGGGAGGCGGCGTAGACCTTCGGTTTTGTCCGCTAGAGCGGCAACAAGCGACATTTTGAAGGCACGCGAAGTAGTTCTTTCAGGTATGCCTGGGGTGAACCTCCATCGGGAGACAAAAGGTCGGGAACTGCTCGTATGCCGAAAGTGTGGAACACGCTTCCCAGAAGGGAAGGCGACACAGGACGGCTGGTACTATCGCTGTCCCGAAGACGGCTGTGACGCGGAGGGAATCGGCGAGGGGCTGCGCCGACTCCGCGCCGACGAAGCCTAAGCACAACCGGCCTTCGGCCGCGAACGACGCCCACCACGTGGGGGAGACGCCGGTGGGTTCACTTCTCCGTTTTCCGACCCCGTAGTCCCCACCAGTTCACCCCGCTTCGCTCCCTGACTCCCGACGTGCAGACTGAACCATTTTTACTCCCCCCGCGCACAACCAGAGACAATGACCGAGTACGATTACGAGGAGCTCGGACTCGTCGCGGGGCTGGAGATTCACCAGCAGCTCGACACCGCGACGAAGCTCTACTGCCAGTGTCCGACCGACCGACGTGAGCCCGAGGAGGCCACGCGGGCGTTCACCCGCTATCTCCATCCGACGAAGAGCGAACTCGGCGAGATCGACGACGCCGCGCTCGAAGAGAGCCGCGTCGACCGCGAGTTCGAGTATCTCGCCTTCGACTCTACCTGTCTCGTCGAGGAGGACGACGAACCGCCGCACCACATCGACGACGAGGCACTCGACGTGACGATGCAGATCGCCGCGATGCTCGATATGTCCGTCGTCGACCAGGCGCACGTGATGCGCAAGCTCGTCGTCGACGGCTCGAACACGTCGGGCTTCCAGCGCACGACGCTCGTCGGCCAGGACGGCCAACTCCAGACGAGCGACGGCCCGGTCGGCGTCGAGGACCTGCTGCTCGAAGAGGAGTCGGCGGGCCGCGTCGAGGAGACCGACGACGGCGTCCGCTACAGCCTCGACCGACTCGGCATTCCGCTCGTCGAGATCGGCACCAGCCCGGACATCTCCTCGCCCGAGCAGGCCCGCGAGGCCGCCGAGCGGATCGGGATGCTCCTGCGCTCGACCGGAAAGGTCAAGCGCGGTCTCGGCACCATCCGCCAGGACGTCAACGTCTCTATCGCCGACGGCGCGCGCGTCGAGATGAAGGGTGTTCAGTCGCTCGACGACATCGAGGACCTCGTCCGGCTCGAAGTCCAGCGACAGGTCGAACTCCTCGAAATCCGCGACGAACTGCAGGCCCGCGACGCCCACGTCGGCGAGACGCAGGACGTCACCGCGACCTTCGAGGGCACCGAGAGCGGCGTCATCAAGGGCGCGCTCGACGGCGGGAAGGTCACGGCCGTCCCCCTCTACGGCTTCGACGGACTCGTCGGCCACGAACTCCAGCCTGACCGCCGCCTCGGCACGGAGTTCTCCGACCACGCCAAACGCCACGGCGCGGGCGGCATCTTCCACACCGACGAACTGCCAGCCTACGGCGTCACGGCCGAAGAAGTCGACGCGCTGAAGGAAGCGGTCGGCGCGGGCGACGACGACGCGGTCGCCATCGTCGCGGCCGACACCGAGACGGCAGAGCTGGCCATCGAGGCGGTCAAAGAGCGCGCCGAGACGGCCATCGAGGGCGTCCCGGAGGAGACCCGCGGTGCCAACGACGACGCGACGACGCGCTACCTCCGACCGCTGCCCGGCGCGGCGCGGATGTATCCCGAGACGGACGTGCCGCCCGTCGAACCCGACCCCTCGGAGGTCGAGATTCCGGAACTCCTCACCGAGCGCGTCGAGCGGTATCAAGAGGAGTTCGGTCTCGGTGCCGGTCTGGCGGAGCAGGTCGCCTTCGGCCGTCGGATGCCGCTGTTCGAGACGGCCGTCGCCGAGGGTATCGACGCGACGCTCGCCGCCGGAACCCTGGAGTCGACGACGACGGAACTCCGCCGGGACGACGTGGCCGTCGAGAACCTCACCGACGACCATCTGCTCGGCGTGCTGCGACTCGTCGATGACGGCGACCTCGCAAAGGAGGGCGTCGTCGACGTGCTGACCGTCCTCGCGGAGAACCCCGGCCTGACAGCCGAGGAAGCCGTCGAGGAGGCCGGTCTCTCCGGCGTCGACGAGGCCGAGGTCCGCGCTGCGGTCCAGGAGGTCGTCGACCGCAACGAGGAACAGGTCGAAGAACAGGGCATGGGCGCGTTCTCGGCACTCATGGGCGAGGCGATGGGCGCGCTCCGCGGGAAGGCCGACGGCGAGATCGTCAGTTCGACCCTCCGCGAAGAGATCCAGAAGCGCGCCTGAGTAGCGGCGAGGAATTTTCTTCACCCCTGCGCCCGACTGCCCAGCCATGGCAATCTTCTACGAGGACCTGGCGGTCGGAGAGGTCGAGGAGTTCGGCGCGTACGACGTCACCGAAGCGGAGTTACTGGCGTTCGCCGAACAGTACGACCCCCAGTGGTTCCACGTCGACAAGGAGCGCGCCGAGGCGGAGTCGATGTACGGCGGTCTCATCACGAGCGGCTGGCACACTGCGTCGATGACGATGCGGATGCTCGTCGACCACCACTTCTCGGAGGCCGTCTCGCTCGGTGCGAAGGGCATACACGAAATCCGTTGGCGTGTGCCGGTCCGCGCTGGCGACACGCTCTCCGTCCGCACCGAGATTCTGGAGAAAGAAGTCGAGACACCGAGTCGCGGTGTGGTCGTCACCAAGGCGGAGACGCTGAATCAGGCCGACGAGGTCGTGATGCGACAGGTCTCGGAAGTGATGTACGCCCGGCGCGACGGGGAGTGACCGGGAGCAAAGAAGGGGCGGGATACGACGGAGAACCAGACTGGACCGGACTGGACCGGACCGCGTCAGTGGTTCCAGCGGTCCTCTCGGTCCAGTTCGTCCAGCAGTTCGCCGCGCTCTTCCAGCTGCTCGTTCGCCCGGCGGAACAGTCCGAGCAGGGTGTTGATCTCGCGGTCGGTCGGATGCGCGCGGCCGACGAGCCGACGCATCATCAGCCTCGTCCGGTCGCGCTGGTGCTCGGGGAAATGTGAGTTCTCGAGGAACTGCTCGAAGAAGTCGTAGAACCGTTCGATGTCTTGCTCCGGTGCGCGAGCGTGCTCGACGTCTGGCAGCTGCGTCTCCTCGACGGTCAGGTCACGGAGTTCGTAGAGGGTGACTGTCGCGGCCTGTCCGAGATTGAGAATCGGATACCGGCCGTCGGCGGGAATCGAGGCTACCTCGTCCAGTCGGCGGAGTTCGTCGTTGTTCAGGCCCTTCCCCTCGCGGCCGAAGACGAGTGCCGTCTGCGTGTCGACGCGCTTCAGGTCCTCTTTCAGTTCGACGGGCGTCTTGAACGGGAAGCGGTCGTGGCTGTAGCTCGACTCGTTGGTGATGCCGGTAAAGCCCACCGTGTGGTAGTTCTCGACGACCTCGTCGAACGTGACCGTCTCGGCGTTGGGGAGGACGTCCTCGCGGGCGTGGCCGGCGAAGCCGTAGGCCTCGCCGTCGGGGTCGAACTCCGGGGGGTCGACCAGCTTGAGGTCGTACAGCCCGAAGTTCTTCATCGCCCGAGCGATGGTGCCGACGTTGCCGGGCGTCTCGGGTTCGACAACGACGACGACGGGCTTGTGCTGTCGTGGCCCGTGTCCGTTTTCGTTCTCCGGTTGCTCCTCGTCGCTCATTTCGTCGGATACTCGGTGTCGAGGTCGAGGTCGTCCGTGTCCACCGCTTGGGACTCCTGTCGCATCGCCTCACGTTCCTCTTTCGGGATGATCTCGATGCGCCGCCCCTCGAAGTTCTCGTTCAGCCGCTGGTGGAGTTCGTTCGCGTCCGGCGGCGTCGGGAGCTCGTCGGGGTCGGTCTCGACGTACTCCATGCCGACGTAGTCCTCCGGCGCGCGGCCGCCGTCGGCGAACCACAGATGGAACTCGTCGCGGAACTCCTCTTCACCGGCGAGTTCGTCGCCGCCCTCCTCGCGGAACCAGTAGAGGAAGTGGGGTTCGTGGCGGTCACAGAGGAGCAGTTCGTCGCCCGGTTCGCCGTAGACGATGGTCGCCTGGTTACACCGTTTCTTGTCGGCTTCGCCGTGAACCAGATAGCAGGCGTCACACGGCTCCTCGACGAGATACGAGAGCCGGATCAGTCGCTTCCGCTGATCCTCGGGGATGTCGTCGAGCGGTTTGAACTCGCCCGCCTCGTCGAAGATGTCGGCCTCATCGAACCGCCAGCCGCGGAGCCCGACGCTGACTTTTGCCATACTGCGAGGCTAGCGGGTCGGCGGATAAAAAGAGCGTGTCTTCACTGTCTGTCCGGCCGGGACTGTCGACACCGGCCACACGCGGGGTTCGCCGCCCGATCTCCTCGCCAAACGTTCCGTTTATCGTGGTCTCAAACCGTCTAACCGCCGCCGACGCTGTCGGACGTCTCGTTACCCGGCGTAAAACTATTCGGCGAATCGTCGTCGGTCAGACCGGGATTTCCATGCAGAGTCGCTCAGCCGAGGGGACGCGAGACGGACAGTCGAGCGGTGACCGACAGACGGAGGTCGCCGTCGGCCGACGGACCGCACTGAAACTGACCGGCGTACTCGGTGCCACTGTCGTCGGTGGGCTCGGGACCGGGACCGGGGTGGCGAGTGCTCAGTCCGCGGCGTGGACTGTGGTCGTCGTCCCGGACACACAGAAGTACGCCCGACGTTCGTCGTTAGTCTCCTACGCGCAGGACCAGACCGACTGGATCGCGGCCAACCTCGCGACGGAGAACATCGTCTTCGTGACGCACGAGGGCGACTGGGTCGACGACGGAAGCAACCGCACCGAGTGGGAGCGGATGGATACGGTCTGGAACGCCATCGAGGGCGACGTCCCCTACGCCGCCGCCATCGGCGACCACGACTACGCCGTCGAGGAGGACCGAAGCTCGTCGACCGCGAACTACCGCGAGTTCTTCGGCGAGGCCCGCTACGGGGGCTACAGCTGGTTCGGCGGGTCGGCACCGAACGACCTCAGCCACTACCAGTACTTCTCGGCCGGGGGGTACGACTTCCTCCACATCGACCTGGAGTGGGAGGCTCCGGGCGACCCGACCGACGCGACGTCGGCCGTCGGTTGGGCGCAGGGCGTCCTCGATGCCCACCCCGACACTCCGACCATCATCACGACACACTCCTATCTGTGGGACGAGCCCGGCGAAGAGGGTCGGACCACGTTCGTCCAGGAGAACAGCAACGACGGCAACTCCGGCGAGCAGCTCTTTCGGAAGCTCGTCGAGCCCAACCCACAGGTGTTCATGACCTTCAACGGTAACTTCCACGAGGCCGGGGGCAGCGACAACGGCGAGTGGACACAGGTCTCGCAGAACGCTGC is a window from the Halogranum gelatinilyticum genome containing:
- the gatE gene encoding Glu-tRNA(Gln) amidotransferase subunit GatE gives rise to the protein MTEYDYEELGLVAGLEIHQQLDTATKLYCQCPTDRREPEEATRAFTRYLHPTKSELGEIDDAALEESRVDREFEYLAFDSTCLVEEDDEPPHHIDDEALDVTMQIAAMLDMSVVDQAHVMRKLVVDGSNTSGFQRTTLVGQDGQLQTSDGPVGVEDLLLEEESAGRVEETDDGVRYSLDRLGIPLVEIGTSPDISSPEQAREAAERIGMLLRSTGKVKRGLGTIRQDVNVSIADGARVEMKGVQSLDDIEDLVRLEVQRQVELLEIRDELQARDAHVGETQDVTATFEGTESGVIKGALDGGKVTAVPLYGFDGLVGHELQPDRRLGTEFSDHAKRHGAGGIFHTDELPAYGVTAEEVDALKEAVGAGDDDAVAIVAADTETAELAIEAVKERAETAIEGVPEETRGANDDATTRYLRPLPGAARMYPETDVPPVEPDPSEVEIPELLTERVERYQEEFGLGAGLAEQVAFGRRMPLFETAVAEGIDATLAAGTLESTTTELRRDDVAVENLTDDHLLGVLRLVDDGDLAKEGVVDVLTVLAENPGLTAEEAVEEAGLSGVDEAEVRAAVQEVVDRNEEQVEEQGMGAFSALMGEAMGALRGKADGEIVSSTLREEIQKRA
- a CDS encoding RNA methyltransferase, producing the protein MSDEEQPENENGHGPRQHKPVVVVVEPETPGNVGTIARAMKNFGLYDLKLVDPPEFDPDGEAYGFAGHAREDVLPNAETVTFDEVVENYHTVGFTGITNESSYSHDRFPFKTPVELKEDLKRVDTQTALVFGREGKGLNNDELRRLDEVASIPADGRYPILNLGQAATVTLYELRDLTVEETQLPDVEHARAPEQDIERFYDFFEQFLENSHFPEHQRDRTRLMMRRLVGRAHPTDREINTLLGLFRRANEQLEERGELLDELDREDRWNH
- a CDS encoding MaoC family dehydratase; this translates as MAIFYEDLAVGEVEEFGAYDVTEAELLAFAEQYDPQWFHVDKERAEAESMYGGLITSGWHTASMTMRMLVDHHFSEAVSLGAKGIHEIRWRVPVRAGDTLSVRTEILEKEVETPSRGVVVTKAETLNQADEVVMRQVSEVMYARRDGE